Proteins co-encoded in one Bacillus infantis NRRL B-14911 genomic window:
- the aroA gene encoding 3-phosphoshikimate 1-carboxyvinyltransferase, whose amino-acid sequence MESVILKTNTGSLRGEIDIPGDKSVSHRSIMFGAIAEGRTEVTNFLMGEDCLSTVSCFRKLGVSITNEGDKMIIDGRGFEGLNEPNEVLDVGNSGTTIRLLLGILAGLPFHAVLAGDESIAKRPMTRVSVPLSEMGAQIRGRKGGELTPLSIQGGEVKGIRYELPVASAQVKSSLLFAGLQASGETVLIEPAKTRDHTERMIRQFGGEIVSEGTEVRLQGGQKLKAAKVHVPGDISSAAFFLSAGAIIPGSEIVLRNVGLNPTRTGILEVLQRMGADMTILPYNNESAEPAGDITIRFSQLKGTVIEGDIIPRLIDEIPIIALLATQAEGETVIKDAEELKVKETNRIDTVVNELKKLGADIEATADGMVINGRTPLKGGNVSSHGDHRIGMMLAIGAAICTGEVSLSGAEAISVSYPAFFEHLESLIG is encoded by the coding sequence ATGGAATCAGTTATTTTGAAAACAAATACAGGCAGCCTCAGGGGCGAGATTGATATTCCGGGTGATAAATCTGTTTCCCACCGTTCCATCATGTTTGGAGCTATTGCAGAAGGCAGGACGGAAGTAACCAACTTCCTGATGGGGGAAGATTGCTTAAGCACTGTATCATGCTTCCGCAAGCTTGGTGTTTCGATCACAAACGAGGGAGACAAAATGATCATCGATGGAAGGGGCTTTGAAGGGCTGAATGAGCCTAATGAAGTCCTGGATGTAGGGAACTCCGGCACTACAATAAGGCTTTTGCTGGGCATTCTTGCAGGTCTCCCGTTCCATGCCGTTTTGGCGGGCGACGAGTCAATTGCCAAGAGGCCGATGACACGTGTTTCTGTTCCCTTATCAGAAATGGGTGCACAAATAAGAGGAAGAAAAGGCGGGGAACTTACCCCTCTTTCCATACAGGGAGGCGAGGTTAAGGGCATCAGGTATGAGTTGCCGGTTGCCAGCGCCCAGGTGAAATCTTCCCTCTTGTTTGCCGGTCTTCAGGCAAGCGGGGAAACCGTCCTTATTGAACCTGCAAAGACGCGCGATCATACTGAGAGGATGATCCGCCAATTCGGCGGAGAGATTGTGTCAGAGGGGACAGAAGTCCGTTTGCAGGGCGGGCAGAAGCTGAAAGCGGCAAAGGTTCATGTTCCCGGGGATATTTCTTCTGCAGCCTTTTTCCTGTCTGCTGGCGCAATCATTCCCGGCAGTGAAATAGTCCTCCGAAATGTCGGCTTGAATCCGACAAGGACAGGCATCCTGGAAGTTCTTCAGCGTATGGGAGCTGACATGACCATTCTTCCGTACAATAATGAGAGTGCAGAACCTGCAGGAGATATCACCATACGATTCTCGCAATTAAAGGGAACCGTCATTGAAGGAGATATCATTCCAAGACTGATCGACGAAATTCCGATTATTGCGCTTCTGGCAACCCAGGCGGAAGGGGAAACGGTCATTAAAGATGCTGAAGAATTGAAAGTCAAGGAAACCAATCGCATAGATACAGTCGTCAACGAGCTGAAAAAGCTTGGAGCGGATATTGAAGCAACAGCTGACGGGATGGTCATCAATGGACGGACTCCGCTGAAAGGCGGGAATGTTTCAAGCCATGGCGACCACAGGATCGGCATGATGCTCGCCATCGGGGCTGCCATCTGCACCGGGGAAGTATCTCTCTCTGGCGCTGAAGCCATTTCAGTTTCCTATCCGGCATTTTTTGAGCATCTGGAGTCACTGATCGGCTAA
- a CDS encoding prephenate dehydrogenase: MEGRVFIIGLGLIGGSLALGIKRQHKEAFIAGFDINAEQCRLARMLGVIDEAEDSIEEGAAKADLILLAAPVKVTADILARLGRMQLKKGVIISDAGSTKAEVVKSAAGLKEKGIIFIGGHPMAGSHKSGVIAAKEILFENAFYLLTPEPHVKEKDIMALKEWLAGTKAKFIQVSPEEHDYLTGIISHFPHIIAASLVHQAEKESRSHELVPRLAAGGFRDITRIASSSPEMWRDILLANKEVLLKLLGSWQAEMERVAVMLANQSSEDIQQYFAGAKQFRDDLPQKQKGAIPAFYDLFVDVPDYPGVISEITGYLAKAEISITNIRILETREEIYGVLVISFQTEEDRDRAAACIHHYTAYETSAGP, translated from the coding sequence ATGGAAGGCCGCGTATTCATTATCGGCCTCGGGCTGATAGGCGGTTCACTGGCTCTCGGCATAAAGCGGCAGCATAAAGAAGCATTCATAGCCGGTTTTGATATTAATGCGGAGCAATGCAGGCTCGCAAGGATGCTGGGAGTGATTGATGAGGCTGAGGATAGCATTGAAGAAGGAGCGGCAAAGGCTGATTTAATCCTGCTGGCCGCGCCTGTGAAGGTAACTGCCGATATACTTGCCAGACTGGGCAGAATGCAGCTGAAAAAAGGCGTCATTATTTCTGATGCAGGAAGTACAAAGGCAGAGGTCGTCAAAAGTGCTGCAGGCCTTAAAGAAAAGGGAATCATATTCATCGGAGGCCATCCTATGGCAGGCTCCCATAAAAGCGGTGTGATCGCAGCGAAGGAAATTTTATTCGAGAACGCATTCTATCTGCTTACTCCAGAGCCACATGTTAAGGAGAAGGACATTATGGCGCTAAAGGAATGGCTTGCAGGGACAAAAGCAAAATTCATCCAGGTGTCACCGGAAGAGCATGATTATCTGACAGGCATCATCAGCCATTTCCCCCATATCATAGCGGCCTCGCTCGTTCACCAGGCTGAAAAGGAAAGCCGCTCCCATGAGCTGGTTCCCCGGCTTGCTGCAGGGGGATTCCGTGATATTACAAGAATCGCCTCAAGCAGCCCCGAAATGTGGAGAGATATCCTTCTTGCTAACAAGGAAGTACTCCTGAAGCTTCTGGGAAGCTGGCAGGCGGAAATGGAGCGGGTGGCAGTGATGCTGGCAAATCAAAGTTCAGAGGATATCCAGCAGTATTTTGCGGGCGCCAAGCAATTCAGGGATGACCTGCCCCAGAAGCAGAAGGGTGCCATTCCTGCGTTCTATGATTTATTCGTTGATGTTCCCGACTATCCCGGGGTCATTTCTGAAATCACCGGCTATCTGGCCAAAGCGGAGATCAGCATAACCAATATCAGAATCCTTGAGACAAGGGAAGAAATATACGGGGTGCTTGTGATCAGTTTTCAGACGGAAGAGGACAGGGACCGGGCGGCAGCATGCATTCATCATTATACCGCCTATGAAACCTCAGCCGGGCCATAA
- the hisC gene encoding histidinol-phosphate transaminase produces the protein MKWKKQLLDLTPYQPGKSIEDVKKQYGLEKIVKLASNENPFGCSEEAAKALQKSSGIFAKYPDGYAGELRSILASHLGTEPGQLIFGNGSDEVIQIISRALLGPGRNTIMAAPTFPQYKHNAVIEGAEVKEIPLLDGAHDLEGMLEAIDENTSVVWLCSPNNPTGIYINESKLVSFLEKVPEDILVVLDEAYCEYAVADDYYHAVSLLEKFSNLIVLRTFSKIYGLASLRIGYGIAGEDVVRALEPAREPFNVNTFAQMAAAEAVKDQKYVEECRNRNREGLEQFYSFCDQAGLSYYPSQGNFILIDFKRDANEVFQYLLEKGYIVRSGAGLGCPQSIRVTIGSKEQNEEIMELIGQFLEETAAAL, from the coding sequence ATGAAGTGGAAAAAACAATTGCTGGATTTAACACCATACCAGCCAGGCAAATCTATTGAAGACGTAAAAAAACAATATGGGCTTGAAAAGATTGTGAAGCTTGCATCAAATGAGAATCCTTTCGGATGCTCGGAAGAAGCAGCAAAAGCCCTTCAAAAAAGCTCGGGCATTTTTGCAAAATATCCAGATGGATATGCCGGCGAACTGAGAAGCATATTGGCTTCCCATCTTGGAACTGAACCAGGACAGCTTATATTCGGCAATGGTTCGGATGAAGTGATCCAGATCATCTCGCGCGCCCTGCTGGGGCCTGGAAGGAATACAATCATGGCTGCACCGACATTCCCCCAGTATAAGCACAATGCAGTGATTGAAGGTGCTGAAGTGAAGGAGATTCCCCTGCTTGACGGTGCCCATGATCTGGAGGGGATGCTTGAAGCCATTGATGAAAATACATCTGTTGTATGGCTCTGCAGCCCGAATAATCCGACTGGGATCTATATAAATGAGAGCAAGCTTGTTTCATTCCTGGAAAAGGTGCCGGAAGACATACTTGTGGTACTCGATGAGGCCTATTGCGAGTATGCAGTTGCTGATGATTACTACCATGCAGTGAGCCTGCTGGAGAAGTTCAGCAATCTGATTGTGCTCAGGACCTTCTCAAAAATCTACGGTCTTGCCAGCCTCAGGATCGGGTATGGCATCGCCGGGGAGGACGTAGTCAGGGCGCTGGAGCCTGCGAGGGAGCCGTTCAATGTGAATACTTTTGCACAGATGGCTGCTGCGGAAGCGGTTAAGGATCAAAAATATGTGGAAGAATGCCGGAACAGGAACAGAGAAGGACTGGAACAGTTCTACTCATTCTGCGACCAGGCAGGTCTTAGTTATTATCCGTCCCAGGGCAATTTCATCCTGATTGACTTCAAGCGGGATGCCAATGAAGTTTTTCAATATCTGCTGGAAAAAGGCTATATCGTACGGTCTGGCGCAGGTCTTGGCTGCCCGCAGTCCATAAGGGTCACGATTGGCTCAAAAGAGCAGAATGAAGAAATTATGGAACTGATCGGCCAATTTTTGGAGGAAACAGCAGCGGCCCTATAA
- the aroH gene encoding chorismate mutase, whose protein sequence is MIRGVRGAITVQSNTEKEIAAAAELLLKKMIDENSIAPEEVASVFISATDDIDQGFPAKAMRTLDGWKHVPVMCMREMSVQDALPLCIRVMIHLNTEKSQQEISHVYLGGAVVLRPDLEKK, encoded by the coding sequence ATGATCAGAGGTGTCAGGGGAGCAATTACAGTGCAATCGAACACAGAAAAAGAGATTGCAGCAGCAGCAGAACTCCTGTTAAAGAAAATGATAGATGAAAACAGCATAGCCCCGGAAGAGGTTGCTTCTGTATTCATCTCCGCGACTGATGATATTGACCAGGGTTTCCCTGCCAAAGCCATGCGGACGCTTGATGGCTGGAAGCATGTACCTGTAATGTGCATGCGTGAAATGTCGGTACAGGACGCTCTGCCGCTTTGCATCCGGGTTATGATCCATTTAAATACAGAAAAGAGCCAGCAGGAGATCAGCCATGTTTATCTTGGGGGAGCGGTTGTCCTCAGGCCTGATTTGGAAAAGAAATGA
- the aroB gene encoding 3-dehydroquinate synthase, which translates to METITIKTPSKEYPVLIGAGAVRELGGLLREKLPGLTSLLIITDETVASLHLDRVKEALAEFNPSIHIVPSGEKAKTFDVYYAALTFALEKKLDRKSAVIALGGGAVGDLAGFAAATFMRGIPFIQVPTTILAHDSAVGGKVGINHPEGKNMIGAFHQPEAVVYDLDFLKSLPDREIRSGFGEAVKHALIKDHSFYCWLLDNVHSLKDMKDEEWLFILSKGIQVKNAFVSEDEKEAGVRAFLNFGHTLGHAIEAESGYGKMTHGEAVVIGMLYALELSIEKCGLDFDTGQFRDWLMGLGYSISLPEGLHPAELLSRMKKDKKAIGQAVNFVLLDSIGHPVLSEIPDGELKEALEMFAIKGAEK; encoded by the coding sequence ATGGAGACCATCACCATTAAAACCCCTTCAAAAGAATATCCGGTCCTGATCGGCGCCGGTGCTGTGAGAGAACTGGGCGGCTTGCTTAGAGAGAAGCTTCCCGGCCTGACCAGCCTGCTGATTATAACGGATGAGACAGTAGCATCCCTGCATCTTGACAGGGTGAAAGAAGCCCTTGCTGAATTTAATCCTTCTATACATATTGTTCCAAGCGGGGAAAAAGCAAAAACGTTTGACGTTTATTATGCAGCTTTGACTTTTGCTCTTGAAAAGAAACTTGATAGGAAATCGGCTGTCATCGCCCTGGGGGGAGGAGCAGTGGGAGATCTCGCCGGCTTTGCTGCCGCTACCTTCATGAGGGGCATCCCGTTCATCCAGGTTCCGACAACCATACTTGCGCATGACAGCGCAGTGGGAGGCAAGGTAGGCATCAACCATCCTGAAGGCAAAAATATGATTGGTGCATTCCATCAGCCTGAAGCTGTTGTTTATGACCTGGATTTTTTAAAGTCGCTGCCCGATAGGGAGATAAGGTCAGGGTTTGGTGAAGCAGTCAAGCACGCACTCATTAAGGACCATTCTTTTTACTGCTGGCTGCTGGATAATGTCCACTCGCTTAAGGACATGAAAGATGAGGAATGGCTGTTCATTCTTTCGAAAGGCATACAGGTTAAAAATGCTTTTGTTTCCGAGGATGAAAAGGAAGCAGGGGTCAGGGCCTTCTTGAATTTTGGCCACACACTCGGACATGCGATTGAAGCGGAATCCGGTTATGGAAAAATGACACACGGCGAAGCGGTGGTCATCGGGATGCTGTATGCCCTGGAACTAAGCATCGAAAAATGCGGACTCGATTTCGATACCGGGCAATTCCGGGACTGGCTGATGGGCCTGGGCTATTCCATTTCATTGCCGGAGGGCCTTCATCCTGCAGAACTTCTGTCCAGGATGAAGAAGGATAAAAAGGCAATCGGGCAAGCAGTGAACTTTGTTCTTCTTGATAGTATCGGCCATCCGGTTCTCTCAGAAATCCCTGACGGGGAGCTTAAGGAAGCGCTGGAGATGTTTGCCATAAAGGGGGCTGAAAAATGA
- the aroC gene encoding chorismate synthase: MRYLTAGESHGPQLTVIIEGLPAGMPLLEEDINAELARRQKGHGRGRRMQIEKDTVQIAGGIRHGYTLGSPVALEVENNDWKHWTKVMGQEPVSPEEESEIKRKISRPRPGHADLNGAIKYGHRDMRNVLERSSARETTVRVAAGAAAKKLLSLLGIEVASHVVEIGGIQSAAASYESLAEVKERTENSPVRCLDPEAEPRMMQAIDDAKANGDSIGGIVEVIVEGMPAGVGSYVHYDRKLDAKLAAAIVSINAFKGVEFGLGFEAARKPGSEVHDEIAWNSEDGYTRKTNRLGGFEGGMTTGMPIVVRGVMKPIPTLYKPLQSVDIETKEPFTASIERSDSCAVPAAAVVAENVVAWELASAICGQFYADRMDALIDSVNAQRKYAREF, encoded by the coding sequence TTGAGATACTTAACAGCAGGTGAATCACACGGTCCTCAGCTGACCGTTATTATTGAAGGGCTGCCGGCAGGAATGCCGCTGCTCGAAGAAGATATTAATGCCGAACTGGCCAGAAGGCAGAAAGGCCATGGCCGCGGAAGGCGGATGCAGATTGAAAAGGATACCGTGCAAATTGCCGGCGGAATCCGCCATGGCTACACTTTAGGTTCACCGGTCGCACTTGAAGTAGAGAATAACGACTGGAAGCACTGGACAAAAGTTATGGGCCAGGAGCCGGTTTCTCCTGAAGAAGAAAGCGAAATAAAGAGGAAAATCTCACGGCCGCGCCCAGGGCATGCAGATTTGAACGGTGCCATCAAGTACGGGCACCGCGACATGCGCAATGTATTGGAGCGTTCATCTGCCAGGGAAACGACAGTCAGGGTGGCAGCCGGAGCTGCAGCTAAGAAGCTGCTCAGTCTGCTGGGAATTGAAGTCGCCTCACATGTAGTTGAAATCGGCGGGATCCAATCTGCCGCTGCTTCGTATGAAAGCCTGGCCGAAGTAAAGGAAAGGACGGAAAACTCTCCGGTCCGCTGCCTTGATCCGGAAGCAGAGCCAAGGATGATGCAGGCCATTGACGATGCAAAGGCCAATGGCGATTCAATCGGCGGGATTGTCGAAGTAATTGTTGAAGGTATGCCTGCAGGCGTTGGATCATATGTCCATTATGACAGGAAGCTGGATGCAAAGCTGGCTGCTGCCATTGTTAGCATCAATGCATTCAAAGGAGTCGAATTCGGACTGGGGTTTGAGGCTGCTCGCAAGCCTGGAAGCGAGGTCCATGACGAGATTGCCTGGAATAGTGAAGATGGCTATACCAGGAAAACTAATCGCCTTGGAGGATTTGAAGGCGGTATGACTACAGGGATGCCGATTGTAGTAAGAGGTGTTATGAAGCCGATTCCTACCCTGTATAAGCCGCTGCAGAGTGTAGACATCGAAACGAAAGAGCCATTCACTGCAAGCATTGAGCGGTCTGACAGCTGCGCTGTCCCTGCTGCTGCCGTTGTTGCAGAAAATGTCGTTGCCTGGGAACTGGCCTCCGCTATATGCGGCCAGTTTTATGCAGACAGAATGGATGCTCTGATTGATAGTGTAAATGCACAGCGGAAATATGCGAGGGAATTTTAA
- a CDS encoding CheR family methyltransferase, producing MPGEYQEFIRQIKTKTGIDLSLYKEAQMKRRLISLYEKKGYHSFSDFYQGLSRNKELLDEFLDRMTINVSEFYRNAKRWDILETQLLPAMSARGGRLKVWSAACSTGEEPYTIAMILAKFLPLSQIQVLATDIDEKVLARAQAGIYQERSLNEMPLEMKKKYFTQEGSLYKISDEIKKTVVFKKQNLLSDPFGGPYDLIVCRNVLIYFTEEAKDGLYHKFSGALKPGGLFFVGSTEQIFNPGLYGLATEDTFFYRKK from the coding sequence ATGCCGGGGGAATATCAGGAGTTCATCAGACAGATTAAAACAAAGACAGGAATCGATCTTTCACTTTATAAAGAGGCGCAGATGAAAAGGCGCCTTATATCTCTTTATGAAAAAAAAGGGTACCATTCTTTTTCGGATTTCTACCAGGGGTTAAGCAGGAATAAAGAATTGCTGGATGAGTTCCTTGATCGCATGACCATTAATGTATCTGAGTTTTACCGGAATGCGAAACGGTGGGACATACTTGAAACTCAGCTGCTGCCTGCTATGTCTGCCAGAGGAGGCAGGCTGAAGGTATGGAGCGCAGCCTGCTCCACAGGAGAGGAGCCTTATACGATTGCCATGATTCTGGCAAAATTCTTGCCTCTCTCTCAAATCCAGGTGCTTGCTACAGATATTGACGAAAAAGTGCTGGCAAGAGCGCAGGCAGGCATTTACCAGGAGAGATCTCTGAATGAGATGCCTCTTGAGATGAAAAAGAAGTACTTTACACAAGAAGGAAGCCTTTACAAAATATCAGACGAGATAAAAAAGACTGTTGTCTTTAAAAAACAGAATCTGCTGTCTGATCCTTTCGGAGGTCCGTATGATTTAATCGTATGTCGGAATGTCCTTATTTATTTTACAGAAGAAGCAAAGGATGGGCTTTACCACAAGTTCAGCGGAGCCTTGAAGCCCGGAGGGCTGTTCTTTGTAGGCAGTACAGAGCAGATCTTCAATCCCGGCCTGTATGGGCTGGCAACGGAGGACACGTTTTTTTACAGGAAAAAATAG
- the ndk gene encoding nucleoside-diphosphate kinase yields the protein MEKTFLMVKPDGVQRNLVGEIVSRFEKKGFQLAGGKLMVISKELAEQHYGEHKERPFFGELVDFITSGPVFAMVWEGENVIATARQMMGSTNPKDAAPGTIRGDFAVTVGKNIIHGSDSPESAECEIGLFFNESELAGYSKLINDWVN from the coding sequence ATGGAGAAAACATTTTTAATGGTCAAGCCTGACGGCGTCCAGCGCAACCTTGTCGGTGAAATTGTCAGCCGTTTTGAGAAAAAAGGCTTTCAGCTTGCCGGCGGTAAATTGATGGTTATTTCAAAGGAACTGGCTGAGCAGCATTACGGAGAGCATAAAGAGCGCCCATTCTTTGGTGAACTTGTTGATTTCATTACTTCCGGACCGGTATTTGCAATGGTTTGGGAAGGGGAAAATGTTATTGCGACAGCCCGCCAGATGATGGGATCCACAAATCCTAAGGATGCTGCCCCAGGGACAATCCGCGGAGATTTTGCCGTAACGGTAGGCAAGAATATCATTCACGGCTCAGACTCTCCTGAGAGTGCAGAATGTGAAATCGGCCTTTTCTTCAACGAATCCGAGCTTGCCGGCTATTCCAAACTGATTAATGACTGGGTTAACTAA
- the hepT gene encoding heptaprenyl diphosphate synthase component II, with protein sequence MKLKMMYSFLDSDINIIEQSLEETVQAESPLLRNASMHLLQAGGKRIRPVFVLLSAKFGSYDISEIKKVAVALELIHMASLVHDDVIDDAELRRGKPTIKAKWDNRTAMYTGDYIFAKSLEVMTEIERPEAHEILAKTIVEVCVGEIEQIKDKYRFDQNLRDYLLRIKRKTALLIAASCQLGAVAAGVDESIHKKLYKFGYYVGMSFQITDDILDFTGTEKELGKPAGGDLLQGNITLPVLFAMEDEDIRREIVKVNETMDRKEIEKVISLIKNSGAIERSFTVSNQYLSKALAVLDTLPQNRAKKSLRDIAKFIGKRKF encoded by the coding sequence ATGAAATTAAAGATGATGTATTCATTTTTAGATTCTGACATTAATATTATTGAACAGTCATTAGAGGAGACCGTGCAGGCAGAGTCTCCTTTATTGCGAAATGCATCCATGCATCTGCTGCAGGCAGGAGGAAAAAGAATCCGTCCTGTTTTTGTTTTGCTGTCTGCAAAATTCGGTTCCTATGATATCAGCGAGATAAAAAAAGTGGCTGTAGCACTGGAACTCATCCATATGGCTTCCCTGGTGCATGATGATGTAATTGATGATGCAGAGCTGCGCAGGGGGAAACCCACCATCAAAGCGAAATGGGACAACCGGACGGCTATGTATACAGGCGATTATATTTTTGCCAAGTCCCTCGAAGTGATGACGGAAATAGAGCGGCCGGAAGCCCATGAAATCCTGGCAAAGACCATTGTGGAGGTTTGTGTGGGGGAAATTGAGCAGATCAAGGACAAATACCGATTTGACCAGAACCTCAGGGACTACCTCTTGAGGATCAAAAGAAAGACGGCACTGCTGATTGCGGCAAGCTGCCAGCTTGGGGCAGTTGCTGCCGGAGTAGATGAAAGCATCCACAAGAAGCTGTACAAATTCGGCTACTATGTTGGGATGTCCTTTCAGATTACCGATGATATCCTTGATTTCACGGGAACGGAGAAGGAACTTGGAAAGCCTGCAGGGGGAGACCTGCTCCAGGGGAATATTACGCTGCCTGTCCTATTTGCCATGGAGGACGAAGACATTCGCCGGGAAATCGTTAAAGTGAATGAAACGATGGATAGAAAAGAAATTGAAAAAGTGATATCCCTGATTAAAAATTCCGGCGCAATTGAGCGTTCCTTTACTGTCAGCAACCAATATTTGTCCAAGGCGCTTGCAGTCCTTGATACCCTTCCGCAAAACAGGGCCAAAAAATCGCTCCGGGATATTGCTAAATTTATTGGCAAGAGAAAGTTTTAA